One Alphaproteobacteria bacterium DNA segment encodes these proteins:
- the hcrA gene encoding 4-hydroxybenzoyl-CoA reductase subunit alpha has protein sequence TGEDCDKTYGVLPIAMNEYPLARGRVRYRGEPVAAVAAIDEATAEAALDLISLEVKELPAYYRIADARIPGATQIHEDKPGNLERDVHHEFGDADQGLADADLVREESYTCAEVGHVQMEPNVSLAEYDPERDRLTLKTCTQVPYYVHMMVAKCLKMDEQSIRVIKPFVGGGFGHRSEALNFEIIVSMLARAACGTVRMYLSREETFLTHRGRPETEIKLKLGMKKDGTLTACIAEVLQAGGGHAGYGIVTILYSGALLNAIYDIPAVKYDGYRVYTNTPPCGAMRGHGTVNTRFAFECVLDQLCSEMGLDPFEVRRKNMIQALTFTENDLMVKSCGLPECLDWVEEKSGWQSKKNGQLGPWRGVGMAASHYVSGASKPVHWTGEPHATVNLKLDFDCSITVLTGASDIGQGSSTILAQCVAETMGLDLSRIRVVANDSAVTPKDNGSYSSRVSFMCGNAAIDAANNLKEILVAAAARKLEAEPGDIEVLGETYRVAQSQDPGLTFNEVVMAALEKTGTITTKGTFDTPTESHGGKKYRGSAIGGTMGFSYSAQVVEVSVDPDTAQITVERVWVAQDVGYALNPLSVEGQIQGSVWMGMGQALSEETCYHEGLAVSGNFLDYRIPTISDTPPIETHIVESIDPGGPFGAKEASECALSSFLPALANAVADATGVRPDETPVTPDRLYEALARQARQNAQAAE, from the coding sequence ACGGGCGAGGATTGCGACAAGACCTATGGCGTCCTGCCCATCGCCATGAACGAATATCCGCTCGCGCGCGGGCGCGTGCGCTACCGGGGTGAGCCCGTGGCCGCCGTCGCCGCCATCGACGAGGCGACGGCCGAAGCCGCCCTCGATTTGATCAGCCTCGAAGTCAAGGAACTGCCGGCCTACTATCGCATCGCCGATGCCCGAATTCCCGGCGCGACACAGATCCACGAAGACAAACCCGGCAACCTGGAACGGGACGTCCATCACGAATTCGGGGATGCCGACCAGGGCCTCGCCGACGCGGATCTGGTGCGCGAGGAATCATACACCTGCGCCGAGGTCGGCCACGTGCAGATGGAGCCCAATGTCTCCCTTGCAGAATACGATCCGGAGCGGGACCGCCTGACTCTCAAGACCTGCACCCAGGTCCCCTACTACGTCCACATGATGGTGGCCAAGTGCCTGAAGATGGACGAGCAGAGCATCCGCGTCATCAAGCCGTTCGTCGGTGGTGGATTCGGCCATCGGTCGGAGGCCCTGAACTTCGAGATCATCGTTAGCATGCTGGCGCGCGCGGCCTGCGGCACGGTGCGCATGTATCTGAGCCGCGAGGAGACGTTCCTCACCCATCGCGGCCGCCCTGAGACCGAGATCAAACTGAAGCTCGGCATGAAAAAGGACGGCACCCTCACCGCCTGCATCGCCGAAGTTCTGCAGGCAGGCGGCGGCCACGCCGGATACGGGATCGTCACCATCCTCTATTCCGGGGCGTTGCTGAATGCCATCTACGACATTCCGGCGGTCAAATACGACGGCTACCGGGTCTACACCAACACGCCGCCCTGCGGCGCCATGCGCGGCCATGGCACGGTCAACACACGCTTTGCCTTCGAATGCGTGCTCGACCAACTTTGCTCCGAGATGGGCCTCGACCCCTTCGAAGTCAGGCGTAAAAACATGATCCAGGCGCTAACATTCACCGAGAACGACTTGATGGTGAAGTCCTGCGGCCTGCCGGAGTGCCTCGATTGGGTCGAGGAAAAGTCGGGCTGGCAGAGCAAGAAGAACGGCCAGCTCGGACCTTGGCGTGGTGTCGGCATGGCCGCCTCGCACTACGTTTCGGGCGCCTCCAAACCGGTGCACTGGACCGGCGAGCCCCACGCCACCGTCAACCTCAAGCTCGACTTCGACTGCTCGATCACGGTGCTGACGGGTGCTTCAGACATCGGCCAAGGCTCGTCCACCATCCTGGCCCAGTGCGTCGCCGAAACCATGGGGCTGGATCTCTCGCGCATTCGCGTGGTCGCCAACGACAGCGCCGTGACGCCCAAGGACAACGGCTCCTACTCTTCGCGCGTCAGCTTCATGTGCGGCAACGCCGCCATCGACGCGGCCAACAACCTCAAAGAAATCCTGGTGGCGGCGGCGGCTCGCAAACTCGAGGCCGAGCCCGGCGATATCGAAGTGTTGGGGGAGACCTATCGCGTGGCCCAAAGCCAGGACCCGGGCCTGACCTTCAACGAGGTGGTGATGGCGGCGCTGGAGAAGACCGGCACCATCACCACCAAGGGAACCTTCGACACCCCGACTGAATCCCACGGCGGCAAAAAGTACCGCGGCTCGGCCATCGGCGGCACCATGGGCTTTTCCTATTCCGCCCAGGTGGTCGAGGTTAGCGTCGATCCCGACACCGCCCAGATCACCGTGGAGCGGGTCTGGGTGGCCCAGGACGTGGGTTACGCCCTTAACCCGCTCTCCGTCGAAGGCCAGATCCAGGGCTCCGTCTGGATGGGCATGGGCCAGGCACTGAGCGAGGAGACCTGCTACCACGAAGGCCTGGCCGTCAGCGGCAACTTCCTCGACTACCGCATCCCCACCATCAGCGATACGCCGCCCATCGAGACCCACATCGTCGAGAGCATCGACCCGGGCGGCCCCTTCGGCGCCAAGGAAGCCAGCGAATGCGCGCTTTCGAGCTTCCTGCCGGCGCTGGCCAACGCCGTCGCCGATGCCACCGGGGTCAGGCCCGACGAGACACCGGTAACGCCGGACCGGCTTTATGAAGCGCTGGCCCGCCAGGCCCGCCAGAACGCCCAGGCGGCGGAATAA
- the hcrB gene encoding 4-hydroxybenzoyl-CoA reductase subunit beta — protein MDVLPDFRLHRPATIAEAVAACADASDARYIAGGTDLLANVRRGLTPAGALIDLSAIAELRQIERDAAGLHLGASVTLAEIAEDGAIAADYPALSQAAASVAAPAHREAGTIGGNLCLDTRCYFYNQSDWWRQSNDFCLKYRGETCHVVPTSKRCYAAYSGDTAPALLALGAEIDIAGPEGSRRLGLADLFNDDGIDYLTLGPGELVSAIHLPPAGGRSGYEKLRIRRAIDFPLAGVAVWLEMAGDTLAALRIALTGTNARPFVVTGTEAALGQSLDDEQVAVLGKLVQKQISPVHTTTTQPQYRRRAITALSGRLLRRLAAA, from the coding sequence ATGGACGTGCTGCCCGATTTCCGACTGCACCGCCCCGCCACCATCGCCGAGGCCGTGGCCGCTTGCGCTGACGCCTCCGATGCCCGCTACATCGCCGGCGGTACCGACCTGTTGGCCAATGTGCGCCGTGGCCTGACCCCGGCCGGCGCCTTGATCGACCTCTCGGCCATTGCCGAGCTGCGCCAGATCGAGCGCGACGCGGCCGGGCTGCATCTGGGGGCCAGTGTAACCTTGGCCGAGATCGCCGAAGATGGCGCCATCGCGGCCGACTATCCGGCGCTCAGTCAGGCCGCCGCCTCGGTGGCGGCTCCGGCCCACCGCGAGGCCGGCACCATCGGCGGCAACCTCTGCCTCGATACGCGCTGCTATTTCTATAACCAAAGCGACTGGTGGCGCCAAAGCAACGACTTCTGCCTCAAGTACCGCGGCGAGACCTGTCACGTGGTGCCCACCAGCAAGCGCTGCTACGCCGCCTATTCGGGCGACACGGCGCCGGCGCTGCTGGCCCTGGGTGCCGAAATCGACATCGCCGGCCCAGAGGGCAGCCGCCGGCTGGGACTGGCCGATCTCTTCAACGACGACGGCATCGATTATCTCACGCTGGGGCCCGGCGAGCTGGTCAGCGCCATCCATCTGCCACCGGCCGGCGGCCGATCGGGCTACGAAAAGCTGCGCATCCGCCGGGCCATAGATTTCCCCCTGGCCGGCGTCGCCGTCTGGCTGGAGATGGCCGGCGACACGCTGGCGGCACTCCGCATCGCGCTCACCGGCACCAACGCCCGGCCCTTCGTGGTGACGGGCACGGAAGCGGCGCTGGGCCAGTCCCTCGACGACGAGCAAGTGGCGGTGCTTGGCAAACTGGTGCAGAAGCAGATCAGCCCGGTCCACACCACGACCACGCAGCCGCAATACCGTCGCCGCGCCATAACGGCGCTCTCGGGCCGGCTATTACGGCGTTTGGCTGCCGCTTGA
- a CDS encoding DUF2249 domain-containing protein, producing the protein MGQSDLSPTTRLGAALAADPDLFERLVAGDAVFARLRTVVGTPTADKLTLDDAACVAGRDVAMLLAIARGEQAPASKGSEAAAEISARPDWADESSLATAHRLDTRPIFERREHPLAAVVELSAQVPPAGLLVLDCPFDPLPLRRLLIQRGFAAWGERIEDEHWRIWFRQDAGTSGTPGAEEGARLWQQDGVPHIDVRGLAAPEPLLAVVRLIESGETGNRAVVLLDREPVYLYPELGERGWSYRIEVSEPGLVRLSLSRDNA; encoded by the coding sequence GTGGGCCAGAGCGACCTCAGCCCCACGACCCGTCTCGGTGCGGCACTTGCCGCCGACCCCGACCTATTCGAGCGGCTGGTGGCCGGCGATGCCGTGTTCGCGCGACTGCGAACCGTGGTGGGAACTCCGACGGCGGACAAACTGACGCTCGACGACGCGGCTTGCGTCGCCGGCCGTGACGTCGCCATGCTATTGGCCATTGCCCGGGGCGAACAAGCGCCGGCGAGCAAGGGCAGCGAAGCTGCGGCCGAGATCTCGGCGCGGCCCGATTGGGCCGATGAAAGCTCGCTCGCTACCGCCCACCGCCTTGACACGCGACCCATTTTCGAACGCCGCGAACACCCCCTGGCGGCGGTCGTCGAGCTCTCGGCGCAGGTGCCGCCGGCGGGACTACTGGTACTCGACTGTCCCTTCGACCCGCTGCCCTTGAGGCGGCTGCTGATCCAGCGCGGCTTCGCCGCCTGGGGCGAGCGGATCGAAGACGAGCATTGGCGTATCTGGTTCCGCCAGGACGCCGGCACTTCCGGCACCCCCGGTGCTGAAGAGGGCGCCCGGCTGTGGCAACAGGACGGGGTGCCGCACATCGACGTCCGCGGACTGGCGGCGCCGGAGCCGTTGTTGGCCGTCGTCCGGCTGATCGAATCCGGGGAGACCGGCAACCGCGCCGTCGTGCTGCTTGATCGCGAGCCGGTCTATCTCTACCCCGAGCTCGGCGAGCGCGGCTGGAGCTATCGCATCGAGGTCAGCGAGCCGGGCCTGGTGCGCCTCTCGCTGAGCCGCGACAACGCTTGA
- a CDS encoding hemerythrin domain-containing protein translates to MMEYSRQITRTLHQEHLATLGFVDRLDTFLAQHRGDAPAPQGADLERLLGDLRATIGDAVAKHFDFEESRLFPALVAGFGDNAMVMILTQEHEILRPLAKQLVTLAGIGESGFEPATWSEFHRQGWEYVERMVSHIQKEEMGLLPALEDVLDDEQDASLLEEYAMSG, encoded by the coding sequence ATGATGGAATACAGCCGACAGATCACCCGAACCCTGCACCAGGAGCATCTTGCGACGCTCGGCTTCGTCGATCGCCTGGACACTTTTCTGGCGCAGCACCGAGGCGACGCCCCGGCTCCCCAAGGCGCCGATCTCGAACGCCTGTTGGGTGATCTCAGGGCTACCATCGGCGACGCCGTGGCCAAGCATTTCGACTTCGAGGAAAGCCGGCTCTTTCCCGCCCTGGTGGCCGGCTTCGGCGACAACGCCATGGTCATGATCCTGACCCAGGAGCACGAAATATTGCGCCCCTTGGCGAAGCAACTGGTGACGCTGGCCGGGATCGGCGAAAGTGGTTTCGAACCTGCCACCTGGAGCGAGTTTCACCGCCAGGGATGGGAATATGTCGAACGCATGGTGTCGCACATCCAGAAAGAGGAAATGGGCCTGTTGCCGGCGCTCGAGGACGTGCTCGACGACGAACAAGACGCCAGCCTTCTGGAAGAGTACGCTATGAGTGGCTAA
- a CDS encoding GNAT family N-acetyltransferase, translating into MSSSSKMTLRALVADDLDEVVEIDRQHTGRSRRDFFQRRIAAALESPGDYIQVAIADDNDFAAFATARVLSGEFGSPERAVTLDLIGVDQAFEAQGLGRHLLAGLIEVVRNKGIAVLLTEADWTNHDLLRFLDASGFDIGQRQVIERNTEVRILDDGDDTDEFDETAVGAAPQLAHDRVPVRSLEAADIEALLAIDRRITDHDRSDYLRQKAAEALDASAVRVSLVAEIDGFPAGFVMARMDFGEHGRTEPAAVLDTIGTDPRYGFRGVGTALLSQLMMNLSALHVEAVQSTLSSSDFDLLAFLYRCGFQPSSRLAFTKRLD; encoded by the coding sequence ATGAGCAGTTCCTCGAAGATGACGCTCCGCGCCCTCGTCGCCGACGACCTGGACGAGGTGGTGGAGATCGATCGCCAACACACCGGCCGCTCGCGCCGCGACTTCTTCCAGCGCCGCATCGCTGCCGCCCTGGAGAGCCCCGGCGACTACATCCAAGTGGCCATCGCCGATGACAACGACTTCGCCGCCTTCGCCACGGCGCGGGTGTTGTCGGGTGAATTCGGCAGCCCGGAACGGGCCGTGACGCTCGACCTGATCGGCGTCGACCAGGCCTTTGAGGCCCAGGGCCTGGGCCGGCACCTGCTGGCCGGACTGATCGAGGTCGTGCGCAACAAGGGCATCGCGGTGCTGTTGACCGAGGCCGACTGGACCAACCACGACCTCTTGCGCTTTCTCGACGCCTCGGGCTTTGACATCGGCCAGCGCCAGGTCATCGAGCGCAACACCGAGGTGCGCATTCTCGACGACGGCGACGACACGGACGAATTCGACGAGACGGCCGTGGGCGCGGCGCCGCAATTGGCCCACGACCGGGTACCGGTGCGATCGCTCGAAGCCGCCGACATCGAGGCCCTGCTGGCCATCGACCGGCGCATCACCGATCATGACCGCAGCGATTATCTCCGCCAGAAGGCGGCCGAGGCGCTGGACGCCTCGGCGGTGCGGGTCTCGCTGGTGGCCGAAATCGACGGCTTCCCGGCCGGCTTCGTGATGGCGCGCATGGACTTCGGCGAGCACGGCCGCACCGAGCCCGCGGCCGTCTTGGACACCATCGGCACCGACCCGCGCTACGGCTTCCGTGGCGTCGGTACGGCGCTGCTGTCGCAGCTCATGATGAACCTCTCGGCGCTGCACGTGGAGGCCGTGCAAAGCACGCTTTCCTCGAGCGACTTCGACTTGCTCGCTTTCCTCTACCGCTGCGGCTTCCAGCCCTCCTCACGCCTGGCTTTTACCAAGCGGCTGGATTAG
- a CDS encoding IS4 family transposase → MVACQGVSLRRLGGCRAREVRFGRFFGNSKVTVERLIESWGTGTAESAVGRHVLAIQDTSEFNFKTTAERQRGLGEIGKGNGRGALAHVMLGLDAQDGSCLGLVSGRIWTRQGRVTRPHGKRPLTAKESERWLSTAEAAKSVLADAAMVTVLADRESDIYAGWARLPEANFHLITRLRGDRRLATGGKLHAFGASLPVAGKRQLELRAQPGRSARTALLTLRFGTVALCRPKNTPEHDLPPSVTLCLVEVVELEPPNGVEPLHWRLLTTHEINAAAGAWQIVDWYAQRWMIEQLFRVMKRQGLKVKNSQIESADRLLKLIAMAASAAALTLQLVQARDGADARSAGVAFKPEEIETLEAVNPRLEGKTAKQKNPHPQHSLAWAAWIVARLGGWDGYRSSRPPGPITFANGINHFKAIATGWALRDVCIP, encoded by the coding sequence ATGGTTGCGTGCCAAGGTGTCTCGCTGCGTCGGTTGGGCGGCTGCCGGGCGCGGGAGGTGCGTTTCGGACGCTTTTTTGGCAACTCGAAAGTGACTGTGGAGCGGCTGATCGAAAGCTGGGGCACTGGCACTGCGGAGTCTGCGGTGGGGCGCCATGTGCTTGCGATCCAGGACACCAGCGAGTTCAACTTCAAGACCACGGCGGAGCGGCAGCGCGGCCTGGGTGAGATCGGCAAGGGGAACGGCCGCGGCGCCCTGGCGCACGTCATGCTGGGTCTCGATGCGCAGGACGGCAGTTGTCTCGGCCTGGTTTCGGGCCGGATCTGGACCCGCCAGGGCCGGGTGACGCGGCCGCACGGCAAGCGGCCGCTGACGGCCAAGGAATCGGAGCGCTGGCTGAGCACTGCCGAGGCGGCCAAATCGGTTCTGGCCGATGCCGCCATGGTGACGGTGCTGGCCGACCGCGAGAGCGACATCTACGCCGGCTGGGCGCGGCTGCCGGAAGCCAACTTCCACCTGATCACGCGGCTCAGGGGAGACCGGCGATTGGCCACAGGTGGCAAACTCCACGCCTTCGGAGCCAGCCTGCCGGTGGCCGGCAAGCGGCAGCTTGAGCTGCGCGCCCAGCCCGGCCGATCGGCGCGAACGGCGTTGCTGACGCTACGTTTCGGCACGGTGGCATTATGCCGGCCCAAGAATACGCCCGAGCACGATCTGCCGCCGAGCGTGACGTTGTGTCTGGTCGAGGTCGTCGAACTGGAACCACCGAATGGTGTCGAGCCGCTACACTGGCGCCTGCTGACGACGCACGAGATCAACGCCGCCGCGGGCGCCTGGCAGATTGTCGACTGGTATGCCCAGCGCTGGATGATCGAACAGCTGTTTCGGGTGATGAAGCGCCAAGGGCTGAAGGTCAAGAACAGCCAGATAGAGAGTGCTGATCGGCTGCTCAAACTGATCGCCATGGCGGCCAGCGCCGCGGCCCTTACGCTGCAACTGGTCCAGGCCCGCGACGGCGCCGACGCCCGCTCGGCCGGCGTCGCTTTCAAGCCCGAGGAAATCGAAACCCTGGAGGCCGTCAACCCTCGTCTCGAGGGTAAAACCGCAAAGCAAAAAAACCCCCACCCCCAGCACAGCCTCGCCTGGGCGGCCTGGATCGTCGCCCGCCTCGGCGGCTGGGATGGCTACCGATCATCGAGACCACCGGGGCCCATCACCTTCGCCAACGGTATAAATCACTTCAAAGCAATCGCAACCGGTTGGGCGCTCAGAGATGTGTGCATACCTTAG